The following DNA comes from Rosa rugosa chromosome 5, drRosRugo1.1, whole genome shotgun sequence.
TGTGCATCAGGCGTTGGATATGTTGATTCATCTTTACTGTACTCAGTTCAAGGATTTGGGTTTTTGTTCTGCCGTTcatgtttttgagtttttctctAATAAGGCTATGTTTCCGTCCCTCAAGACTTGCCATTTTTTGTTGAATTCTTTAGTCAAGGCGGACCAACTTGATAAGAGCTACCGTGTGTTTGAAGTTCTGTCTCGTGGTGTTTCTCCGGATGTTTACTTGTTTACTACTGCAATTCAAGCATTTTGTAAGGGAGGGAAGGTTGATGAGGCATTAGGTTTGTTCTCTAAAATGGAGGCACTTGGCACTGCTCCAAATGTTGTTACTTACAACAATGTTATTCACGGGTTATGTAAGAGCAGAAGATTAGAGGAGGCTTTCCAATTCAAGGACAAGATGGTACAAAACAATGTGAATCCCAGTCTGACAACATATGGTGTGCTCCTTAATGGTTTGATTAAGTTGGACAAGTTTGACGACGCAAATCATGTTTTGAAGGAAATGTATAGTAAGGGATTTGTCCCCAATGAGGTTATTATTAACATATTGATTGACGGCTATTGTAAAACGGGAAGTACTAGTGAGGCACTGAAGTTAAGGGATGAAATGTTATCCAATGGGGTAACTCCAAATTCTGTTACCATTAACTCCCTACTGCAGGGATTTTGTAAAAGCAACCACTTTGAGCATGCTGAGCAGGTCTTAGATAAGGTGCTATCCAGTGGTTCATCTGTAGACCAAGTCGTTTGTTTCTCAGTCATTCACTCGTTATGCAAGAACTCTAGGTTTGATTCTGCACTGAAATTCACAATTGAAATGCTATTAAGAAACTTCAGGCCCAGCGATAACTTGCTTACAACATTGGTTGTTGGGCTCTGTAAAGATGGAAAGCATTCTGAGGCATCTCAGCTTTGGTTTAGGCTATGGGAGAAAGGGTTTGCAGCCAACACAGTGACCTCAAATGCTCTAATTTATGGAGTTTGTGAATCTGGTAGCATGCAAGAGGTTGCTAGGCTACTCAAGGAAATGGTAAAGAGAGGCTTGGTATTGGATAGGATCTCATGCAACACACTCATCTTGGGTTGGTGCAAGGAGGGAAAAGTGGACGAAGCTTTTAAGATTAGGGACTGGATGGGTAAGAAAGGAATTTTGCCAGACACATATACTTACAATTTGCTAATGCATGGTCTATGTAATATGGGAAAAGTGGATGATGCTGTTAAACTTTGGGAGGAGTGCAGAAAACATGGTCTTGCCGATGTCTATACATATGGGGTGATGATAGATGGGTACTGTAGAGCTGACAGAATTAAAGACGGTGAAGACCTATTTATTGAGTTGGTGACTAAGAAACTTCAGCTGAATTTCATTGTTTATAATACGCTTATAAGAGCATACTGTACAAATGCGAACATGATTGGAGCCCTTGGTCTCTGCTGCGACATGAAGAAGAAGGGTATTGAACCAACTTGTACCACATATTCTTCTCTTATACATGGGATGTGCAATATTGGTAATGTCGAAGATGCAGAATACCTTCTTGATCAAATGAGGAAGGAGGGTTTGTTGCCCGATGTTGTTTGCTACACTGCACTAATTCATGGTTATTGTAAGCTAGGCCAGATGGATAAAGTAGGGAGTGTTCTTGGAGAGATGTCTTCATATAACGTACAACCTAATAAGATTACATACACTGTCATGATTGATGGGCATTGTAAACTAGGTAATATGGAAGAAGCAACTAAACTTCTATGCGAGATGGAAAAAAAGGGAATTGTCCCGGATGCTGTCACTTACAATGCCTTAACAAATGGATTTTGCAAGGAAAGGATGGTGGAAGAAGCTTTTGAAGTTTGTGATCAAATGTTCAGTAAAGGTCTAGCTTTAGATGAAATTACCTATACGACATTGGTTAGTGGGCTGCATCAAACAGCTACATGTGCAGACGAGGAATGATATGGAAACCTTTAAAAGGTGAGTTGTTCACTTTTAGATGACAAATTTATTGCATATTTTAACAGTTTTATCATGTATAATCGGTTCACTCATGTTATGAAggctttttaatttttatatgcTAATGTACAGGGTCCTATACTTACTCTTTT
Coding sequences within:
- the LOC133709293 gene encoding pentatricopeptide repeat-containing protein At4g19440, chloroplastic-like, with protein sequence MELRRVSISKPCSFLIKRPLSCVPRPQPPAPPPPPNNQRLLDRVSSLLSNSSFKYPQCRSLISLLSPHEFDALFYSVATSPSSNVNPKTALRFFHLASKAFNFHFTLASYCLLVRVLILSNLNSPARLLLIRLIDGNVQALYALPPADRHIEIAMAMSHFKTASERSAVHQALDMLIHLYCTQFKDLGFCSAVHVFEFFSNKAMFPSLKTCHFLLNSLVKADQLDKSYRVFEVLSRGVSPDVYLFTTAIQAFCKGGKVDEALGLFSKMEALGTAPNVVTYNNVIHGLCKSRRLEEAFQFKDKMVQNNVNPSLTTYGVLLNGLIKLDKFDDANHVLKEMYSKGFVPNEVIINILIDGYCKTGSTSEALKLRDEMLSNGVTPNSVTINSLLQGFCKSNHFEHAEQVLDKVLSSGSSVDQVVCFSVIHSLCKNSRFDSALKFTIEMLLRNFRPSDNLLTTLVVGLCKDGKHSEASQLWFRLWEKGFAANTVTSNALIYGVCESGSMQEVARLLKEMVKRGLVLDRISCNTLILGWCKEGKVDEAFKIRDWMGKKGILPDTYTYNLLMHGLCNMGKVDDAVKLWEECRKHGLADVYTYGVMIDGYCRADRIKDGEDLFIELVTKKLQLNFIVYNTLIRAYCTNANMIGALGLCCDMKKKGIEPTCTTYSSLIHGMCNIGNVEDAEYLLDQMRKEGLLPDVVCYTALIHGYCKLGQMDKVGSVLGEMSSYNVQPNKITYTVMIDGHCKLGNMEEATKLLCEMEKKGIVPDAVTYNALTNGFCKERMVEEAFEVCDQMFSKGLALDEITYTTLVSGLHQTATCADEE